In Desulfobacterales bacterium, the sequence TTATCGGCAGTCCTATCATGAATATCCTGAACTGCACACTGGATACAGATGAGAATCATACTCTTTGTTTCGTAGGGGAAGATGAATCTGCCATGCGGTTTTCAAAATCATTATATCATCAAATCGAATCGAAAGCCGCACTCAACGGCAAACTGGCATTGGGTGTTCGACCGGAGGCAGTTCGGCTCACCAGACAGGCAACCGAAAACTACATTCGATCAGAGGTCCATGTCATAGAACCCCTGGGGCCCTACGACATCGTCGATATTAAGGTCGGCGGACAGCTCATGCGTGTCAAAAGTGCGTCTAACTATATTCAAAAACCCGGAGAGGCGGTTTGGATTCAGCTGGACGAAAAAAGGACCCATTTCTTTGATAAAGAAAGCGGCACGTCTTTGAACTTTTAACCTTTAGAGGTATCAGGTGGCGCACGTAAAACTGGAAGACTTAACCAAGCGATTCGGCCGTGTTGCGGCTATACAAAAATTGAATCTCGAGATTCATGATAAAGAATTTTTTGTTCTTTTAGGCCCTACCGGCGCCGGCAAAACCACTACGCTGCGGTGTATTGCCGGTTTGGAAAAATTGAATGAAGGTCGCATTTATATCGATAAGCAGGATGTCAATGGCCGGGGACCTGCGGAAAGAGATGTCGCACTGGTGTTCCAGTACTATTCACTTTACCCTCATTACACGGTCAAACAAAATCTCGAATTCCCGCTAAAGTCCAAGATCAGAAATTTTAGCACCCAGGAGATCGACCGGCGGGTAACAAAGGCGGCTAAAACGCTTCAAATCGACCATCTAATGAACCGCAAAACAGATAAGCTCAGTGGCGGCGAGATGCAAAGGGTCGCAATTGGCCGGGCCATCGTAAGGGATCCGAAAATATTTTTAATGGACGAACCTCTTTCTAATTTAGATGCTAAACTGCGAGAGGTATTAAGATCCGAATTAAAAGGCCTGCAGATGAATCTGGGTGCCACGTTTCTTTACGTAACACACGACCAGGTGGAGGCCATGACCATGGGAGAGCGCATCGGAGTGCTTCACAATGGGCAGTTATTGCAAATTGGAACTCCCTATGAGGTTTACAACAATCCGGTCAATAGATTCGTAGCAGAGTTTGTCGGGACCCCGTCGATGAACTTATTCAGCAGTATAATACATGATGGCCGTTTGATAATTGCCACAGATAAATTCGAAACCACCCTTACCCCAGAGACGCTAAATCGCCTTAAAGGATTTGATGGAGAAATCGACATCGGTATCCGATCCGAAGATATCACGCTTTTTGACGAAAATGGTATTGAAGCCAGAATTTACGGTATCGAAAATATGGGAATGGCAAAAATCCTTACACTTAAGCTAGCAGACTTTCTTCTCAAGGTGACCGTCGATGCAGATATAGACATCGACCTCGATACGATAATCCGATTTCAAATGAATCAAGACAAACTCCACTTTTTCAACAAAACAACAGGTGAAAATCTTCTGGCACTTTAATACACGAAAGGGGGTGTTTAAATGAAATACGGAATGAATTTGCTACTTTGGGCCGACGACATGCATGATGAAATGATTCCATTGTTGGAACAAATAAAGCTGATAGGCTTTGATGGCATAGAGGTTCCCCTTTTTGATCTCAACATTGAAAAGTGGCAAAGCTGGGCTAAGCGTTTAGATGATCTCGGTCTGGAAAGAACTGCCGTGACAGTTTGCAATGAAGAGGCGAATCCGATCAGTCAAGATCCCTCCGCTCGTTCTCAGGGCGTGGACACATTGAAAAAAACATTGGATTGCTGTCAGGCTCTGGGGGCCTATGCCCTTGTCGGGCCGCTACATTCAGGTCTGGGCGTGTTCAGCGGCAAAGCTCCCAGTGAACAGGAATGGGAATGGGGTGTCGAAAATTTGAAAAAAGTTTCGGAACATGCGGGCCAGTGCGGTGTAAAATTGGGTATCGAATTCCTAAATCGCTTCGAAACCTATTTTCTCACCTGTGCCGCGGATGCAGCGAAATTTGTTAATGCCATCGATCATCCGAACTGCTGTATGATGTATGATACCTTTCATGCCCACATTGAAGAAAAGGATATTGCGGGTGCGATTCGTTCTTGTGCCCAACATCTCATTCTTGTGCACACCTCGGAGAATGATCGCAGCACACCGGGTACCGGTGGTGTTAACTGGGCTGCTACCTTTGATACATTGAGGGAAATCGACTATGACGGATGGCTCACGATAGAGGCTTTTGGTCAATCACTCGAAGATCTGCTTGCCGCTACGAAAATTTGGCGTCGTATGTATGAAACAGAAGGACAACTGGCAAGTGATGGACTCAAATTCTTAAAAGAAGAAGTTGCCAAACGATGGTAAGCAAATGTGAGGAGGGAACTTATGAGTGACAAAAAAAACATTGCCATTGTCGGCCTTGGATTTGGTGCCGAGTTCATACCGATATACCAGCGCCACCCCAATGCAAATATGCACAGTATCTGTCAACGCACCGAAAGCAAACTCAATGCAATTGGAGATTCACTTGGAATCGAAAAACGCTACACGGATTTTGATGAACTTTTGAAAGATCCGGAAATTGACGCCGTTCATATCAACACTCCGATTCCCGATCATGCCCCCCAATCCATCAAGGCATTAGAAGCCGGCAAACACGTTGCGTGCACCGTTCCTATGGCTACAACAGTAGAGGAATGTAAACAAATCGTTCAGCTCAGTCGCGAAACCGGCAAAAAATATATGATGATGGAAACCGTCGTATACAGCCGGGAGTTCTTATTCGTAAAGGAGCTTTACGAAAAAGGGGAGCTTGGAAAAATTCAATTCTTACAGGCAAGCCACCAGCAGGATATGGACGGGTGGCCGGATTACTGGCCGGGTTTACCGCCGATGTATTATGCGACCCATTGCGTGGGTCCCTGCCTGGCGCTGACGGGTGCAATGGCAGAACGTGTGTCCTGTTTCGGGTCCGGGACCATTCGAGACGAACTGATTCCAGAGTATAATTCACCATTTGCCGTTGAAACGACTCACATCAAACTTAAGGATTCTGATTTGTGCGCCCGTATTTATCGCTCGTTGTTTGACACTGCCCGTCAATATCGCGAAAGTTTCGATGTTTATGGCAGTAAAAAAGCATTTGAATGGCCCCTTATCGAGGGTGAATCGCCTGTCATTCATACAGCTAAAAAACCGGAGCCGGATATTCCTGAACCTGTAAAAGTACCGGATTATGCCCATCTGTTGCCGGAGCCGATTCAGATGTTTACGACGAAAGGCGTTTATGACTTGGATGAACACCAGCATCTCTCCTTTACCCAGGGTGCCGGTCATGGAGGCTCGCATCCACATCTGGCGCATGAATTTGTAATGAGCCTGGTGGAGGATCGTGACCCATTCCCGAATGCAGCGCAATCGGCAAATTGGACTTGTGTGGGTATTTTGGCGCATGAGTCGGCCCTGAAGGGGGGGGAAGTCATCAATTTGCCGGAGTTCTGATGACCAACGGGTCTTCAATCAAGGCGTCGCCGCATGAGGAGCGAAAAACAAAATTTCGGCTATACAGATCATGATGAGCAAGCAGATCTTTACCGCCTGTCGAATAATCGTGGTATTGATGTGGGCATTACAAACTACGGTGCCACCCTTGTTAAACTGGATGTTTTAGATCGAAACGAAAAAAAAGCCGATGTTGTTTTAGGTTACGATTCACTCGCTGATTATCTTAGCCATAATGACTATTTCGGCGCAACTATTGGTCGCTATGCGAATCGGATTGCCGGAGGCTCATTTCTACTTAAAGATGAGCAATATCACCTGGCGCAAAATGATGGTGAAAATCATCTCCACGGTGGAATTAAGGGTTTTGATAAAGTTATTTGGCAGGCTGAAGAATTTCGAAGCCCCGGTAGTATCGGTCTCAGGCTTTCTTATTTCAGCTGCCACGGCGAAGAAGGCTACCCCGGCAATCTAAATGTGACGGTGGTCTATACCCTGTCCATCGATAATTCATTGAAAATCGATTATTTTGCCACCACGGATCAGATGACGATTGTTAATCTGACCCATCATTCTTATTTTAATCTGGCAGGGGAAGGCTCCGGCGACATATTGGATCACAAGCTTTGGATCAATGCGGACCTTTTTACCCCGGTTAAAAGAGATCTGATACCGACCGGCGAACTGCGGCATGTAAAAGACACCCCGCTGGATTTTAGCCAACAAACACCGATTGGTACCCGTATCGATCATTCTGATGAGCAGCTTTTCTATGGGGAAGGGTATGATCATAATTGGGTGCTTAATCAAGTCGGCGGTAAACTCACATTCGCTGCCAAAGTTTATGAACCCGTCAGCGGTAGAACTATGGAGGTCTATACGACCGAGCCGGGCCTCCAGTTTTATTCGGGTAATAATATCCAACGATCTGTTGTGGGCAAGAGAAGGCATGAATATGGCCGGCGACATGGTTTCTGTCTGGAACCTCAGCATTTCCCGGACTCCCCGCATCAACCTGGCTTTCCCTCTGTGATGCTGGGCCCGAAAAAGCAATACCGGCAAACATCTATTTTTAAGTTCTATGTTTCATGATTAAAACAAACGTCTTATTCACAACGATACAAGAAAGCTTAATTCACTGCAAAGGGAGCATAAAATGAATAAATTTTTCCCGGAGTTACCAGAGAAAATACCGTTTGAGGGGCCTGAGTCAAAAAACCCTTTAGTTTTTAAGTATTATCTTCCCACACAAGTTGTTGGCCAAAAAACAATGGAAGAGCATTTGAGA encodes:
- a CDS encoding TOBE domain-containing protein, which translates into the protein IGSPIMNILNCTLDTDENHTLCFVGEDESAMRFSKSLYHQIESKAALNGKLALGVRPEAVRLTRQATENYIRSEVHVIEPLGPYDIVDIKVGGQLMRVKSASNYIQKPGEAVWIQLDEKRTHFFDKESGTSLNF
- a CDS encoding ABC transporter ATP-binding protein → MAHVKLEDLTKRFGRVAAIQKLNLEIHDKEFFVLLGPTGAGKTTTLRCIAGLEKLNEGRIYIDKQDVNGRGPAERDVALVFQYYSLYPHYTVKQNLEFPLKSKIRNFSTQEIDRRVTKAAKTLQIDHLMNRKTDKLSGGEMQRVAIGRAIVRDPKIFLMDEPLSNLDAKLREVLRSELKGLQMNLGATFLYVTHDQVEAMTMGERIGVLHNGQLLQIGTPYEVYNNPVNRFVAEFVGTPSMNLFSSIIHDGRLIIATDKFETTLTPETLNRLKGFDGEIDIGIRSEDITLFDENGIEARIYGIENMGMAKILTLKLADFLLKVTVDADIDIDLDTIIRFQMNQDKLHFFNKTTGENLLAL
- a CDS encoding sugar phosphate isomerase/epimerase is translated as MKYGMNLLLWADDMHDEMIPLLEQIKLIGFDGIEVPLFDLNIEKWQSWAKRLDDLGLERTAVTVCNEEANPISQDPSARSQGVDTLKKTLDCCQALGAYALVGPLHSGLGVFSGKAPSEQEWEWGVENLKKVSEHAGQCGVKLGIEFLNRFETYFLTCAADAAKFVNAIDHPNCCMMYDTFHAHIEEKDIAGAIRSCAQHLILVHTSENDRSTPGTGGVNWAATFDTLREIDYDGWLTIEAFGQSLEDLLAATKIWRRMYETEGQLASDGLKFLKEEVAKRW
- a CDS encoding Gfo/Idh/MocA family oxidoreductase: MSDKKNIAIVGLGFGAEFIPIYQRHPNANMHSICQRTESKLNAIGDSLGIEKRYTDFDELLKDPEIDAVHINTPIPDHAPQSIKALEAGKHVACTVPMATTVEECKQIVQLSRETGKKYMMMETVVYSREFLFVKELYEKGELGKIQFLQASHQQDMDGWPDYWPGLPPMYYATHCVGPCLALTGAMAERVSCFGSGTIRDELIPEYNSPFAVETTHIKLKDSDLCARIYRSLFDTARQYRESFDVYGSKKAFEWPLIEGESPVIHTAKKPEPDIPEPVKVPDYAHLLPEPIQMFTTKGVYDLDEHQHLSFTQGAGHGGSHPHLAHEFVMSLVEDRDPFPNAAQSANWTCVGILAHESALKGGEVINLPEF
- a CDS encoding aldose epimerase family protein, whose protein sequence is MRSEKQNFGYTDHDEQADLYRLSNNRGIDVGITNYGATLVKLDVLDRNEKKADVVLGYDSLADYLSHNDYFGATIGRYANRIAGGSFLLKDEQYHLAQNDGENHLHGGIKGFDKVIWQAEEFRSPGSIGLRLSYFSCHGEEGYPGNLNVTVVYTLSIDNSLKIDYFATTDQMTIVNLTHHSYFNLAGEGSGDILDHKLWINADLFTPVKRDLIPTGELRHVKDTPLDFSQQTPIGTRIDHSDEQLFYGEGYDHNWVLNQVGGKLTFAAKVYEPVSGRTMEVYTTEPGLQFYSGNNIQRSVVGKRRHEYGRRHGFCLEPQHFPDSPHQPGFPSVMLGPKKQYRQTSIFKFYVS